The following are encoded together in the Labrus mixtus chromosome 2, fLabMix1.1, whole genome shotgun sequence genome:
- the tmem134 gene encoding transmembrane protein 134 — MATQFSIDDAFVLEGDEEGAASNGEPQGWKDREGGEMTFGPLSFSKPQTHPSPAAAAGSLEHSNLKYQNLENEDALGSNGNSSFNNFFKISDPANLSYCSSQWSFSTLSSVTQLSAHCCGCVSHPLVKKNRKVVLASFLLLITGVALIFTGIVIQLNPNAGVSSAIFFVPGFLLFIPGVYHVIYISCAVRGRRGFKLFYLPYFEK, encoded by the exons atggcaacacagtTTAGTATCGACGATGCCTTTGTGTTGGAGGGCGACGAGGAGGGAGCGGCGTCTAACGGAGAGCCGCAGGGATGGAAGGACAgggaaggaggagagatgacatttggtcctctttctttctccaaaCCTCAAACTCACCCCTCgcccgccgccgccgccggCTCCCTCGAGCACAGCAACTTAAAGTATCAG AATCTGGAAAATGAAGACGCCCTGGGCAGTAACGGCAACTCCTCTTTCAATAACTTCTTCAAAATCAG TGACCCTGCCAATCTGTCGTACTGCAGCTCCCAGTGGTCCTTCAGCACCTTGAGTTCTGTCACGCAGCTTTCTGCACACTGCTGTGG GTGCGTGTCTCATCCGCtggtaaagaaaaacagaaaggttGTTCTTGcttctttccttctcctcaTCACTGGAGTCG CTCTTATTTTCACAGGTATTGTCATACAGCTCAATCCAAATGCAG GTGTTTCAAGTGCTATTTTCTTTGTACCTGGATTTCTTCTCTTCATCCCTGGAG TGTACCACGTGATTTACATCAGCTGTGCTGTCCGCGGGAGAAGAGGCTTCAAATTATTCTACctaccttattttgaaaaatga
- the serping1 gene encoding plasma protease C1 inhibitor — protein MRLPAMLCLFLLLIFELSSCTKLQVTPGSALELPCFSHPTGFTGEPVTWTFNGEIISHPTSQSPGWTRVKKDGSILSISPVTAAHSGTYQCSVKENNMEISLTYNIVVVVANVYTIKIMGGQSGHLPCHLPTSSQVTANALWFKKTGEGQRTQLDLEDNSTDDEKRIEQLYPLDHDQTIILRNTIMGDTGTYYCVSAEGETLSTVHTYIEVAPTDAPYSCRDFNTPWEPCLDVNSRTGEPVLQESMAEFSFTLYSYLRQSQPSSNLLFSPISIAGALSHLLLGARSDTRKAIERALFVPHDFHCVHFQMRKLREKLVDSLKMASQIYYNSEMNLSEFFTNQSIEFYEAEPTRLLETSQENSQMINSWVANKTNNKITHLVDSVPPNTQLMLLNAVSFSGQWKVKFESEPKKGLFTKLDGDLVKVPLLYHQKYMLAVSYNLELGAQVARFALTGENSLYILLPRTNTAESLLQLEERMTDTAVRQMMEQLNTASPQHVEVTLPQIKLDVQPDLIILIKKLGLSTLFEDAKLCGLNPEERLVLDDARHRAFLALTEHGVEAGAVTSISFSRSFPSFSAMRPFIMLLWSDQANVPLFIGRVTDPQ, from the exons ATGCGACTACCGGCCATGCTTTGCCTCTTCCTGTTGCTCATTTTTGAG CTTTcttcatgcacaaaactccaggTGACACCTGGTTCAGCTCTGGAGCTGCCCTGTTTCTCACATCCAACTGGTTTCACTGGAGAGCCTGTCACCTGGACATTCAATG GTGAAATCATAAGTCACCCGACGTCTCAGTCCCCTGGCTGGACTAGAGTTAAAAAGGATGGCTCGATTCTCTCTATATCCCCTGTAACTGCTGCCCACAGTGGCACATACCAGTGTTCAGTGAAGGAGAACAACATGGAGATAAGTTTGACGTACAACATTGTAGTCGTCG TTGCAAATGTCTATACCATTAAGATAATGGGAGGCCAGAGTGGTCACCTCCCGTGCCATTTGCCGACTTCAAGCCAGGTCACGGCTAATGCACTGTGGTTCAAAAAGACGGGAGAGGGCCAGAGGACCCAGCTGGATCTTGAGGACAATTCAACAGACGATGAAAAGAGAATAGAACAGCTCTATCCACTTGATCATGATCAGACCATCATACTCAGGAACACTATCATGGGGGATACTGGTACTTACTATTGTGTATCTGCTGAGGGGGAGACACTGAGCACTGTACACACTTATATTGAAG TTGCTCCTACCGATGCTCCTTACTCATGCAGGGATTTCAACACACCATGGGAGCCTTGCCTGGATGTAAACAGTCGCACAGGGGAGCCCGTGTTGCAGGAATCCATGGCAGAGTTTTCCTTCACGCTGTACTCTTACCTCAGACAGTCACAACCATCAAGCAACTTGCTCTTCTCTCCGATTAGTATTGCTGGGGCACTGTCCCATCTGTTGCTAG GTGCCAGGAGTGACACCCGCAAAGCCATTGAGAGGGCTCTCTTTGTGCCCCATGACTTCCACTGTGTTCACTTCCAGATGAGAAAGCTGAGAGAGAAGTTGGTTGACTCCTTAAAAATGGCATCTCAAATCTACTACAACTCAG AGATGAATCTGAGTGAGTTCTTCACTAACCAGTCCATTGAGTTTTATGAGGCGGAGCCAACAAGACTGCTAGAAACCAGCCAGGAAAACTCACAGATGATCAACAGCTGGGTGGCAAATAAGACCAACAATAAAATCACACATCTGGTTGACTCTGTGCCTCCCAACACACAGCTGATGCTGCTCAATGCCGTCTCCTTTAGTG GTCAATGGAAAGTCAAGTTTGAGTCCGAACCCAAGAAAGGACTTTTCACTAAACTGGATGGTGATCTGGTCAAGGTGCCTCTCCTCTACCACCAGAAGTACATGTTGGCTGTGTCATACAACCTTGAGCTGGGTGCACAG GTGGCGAGGTTTGCGCTCACCGGTGAAAACAGTCTTTATATCCTGCTGCCTCGCACCAACACAGCGGAGAGCCTGCTGCAGTTGGAGGAGAGGATGACGGACACAGCTGTGCGTCAAATGATGGAACAATTGAACACAGCATCTCCTCAACATGTCGAGGTCACTCTGCCGCAGATCAAGCTTGATGTCCAGCCAGACCTGATTATACTGATCAAAAAATTAG GCCTGTCCACACTGTTTGAGGATGCCAAGCTCTGCGGACTGAACCCCGAAGAGAGGTTGGTCCTTGACGATGCCAGACACAGAGCCTTCCTCGCTCTGACCGAACATGGGGTAGAGGCCGGAGCTGTCACTAGCATCTCCTTCTCTCGCTCCTTCCCTTCCTTCTCGGCCATGCGGCCTTTCATCATGCTGCTGTGGAGCGACCAGGCCAATGTGCCACTCTTCATCGGGAGAGTGACTGACCCACAGTAG